A genomic region of Alistipes megaguti contains the following coding sequences:
- a CDS encoding DUF4843 domain-containing protein produces the protein MKTNLRIFLILLTSVWIFSCNRVESFIYTDVTRINFTSDSLYFSFGTEPFSIIDTTLRIGVEIIGTPVDFDREFRIGIDASRTTAEAGIHYEPPPLNPVLPAGASSMSIPIRIHRLHLEDDKIHTLSLYIRECANFMPGISEYTTVRICFTNRLDCPNWWNELSQWIGEYDIRKYQKFIELYGGPVSDQDIKENKYTILRVFKEVREYFSRHPEYDVIFPDTEWPV, from the coding sequence ATGAAAACGAATTTGCGAATATTCCTCATCCTACTTACCTCGGTATGGATTTTTTCGTGCAACCGGGTAGAGAGTTTCATCTACACCGATGTCACAAGAATCAACTTCACATCCGATTCTTTGTATTTCTCATTCGGCACAGAGCCTTTCTCGATAATCGACACAACATTACGGATTGGAGTCGAGATTATTGGAACACCTGTCGATTTCGATCGCGAATTCCGGATCGGAATCGACGCTTCCCGGACAACTGCCGAAGCTGGAATACACTATGAGCCACCCCCTCTCAATCCGGTATTGCCTGCCGGCGCGTCGTCCATGTCGATTCCAATTCGAATACACCGTCTTCATCTTGAAGACGACAAAATCCATACGCTTTCGTTATATATTCGAGAATGTGCAAACTTCATGCCCGGCATATCCGAATACACAACCGTCAGGATTTGTTTTACAAATCGACTCGATTGTCCCAACTGGTGGAACGAATTGTCGCAATGGATCGGGGAGTATGATATACGCAAATATCAAAAATTCATTGAGCTGTACGGCGGACCTGTTTCGGACCAAGATATCAAGGAGAATAAATATACCATTCTACGAGTCTTCAAGGAGGTCAGGGAATATTTCAGCCGTCATCCCGAATATGACGTAATTTTTCCTGATACTGAATGGCCCGTATAG